The Colius striatus isolate bColStr4 chromosome 9, bColStr4.1.hap1, whole genome shotgun sequence genome contains the following window.
AAATTGTCCCTCACTTTGCTTCAGCCTGAAAGAAGGAGAGGACCAGAAGGAGATCAAGATTGAGCCAGCTGATGCAGTGGAAGAAGTGGAACCTCTTCCTGAGGATTACTACACGAGACCAATCAATCTGACAGAAGGTAACACCTTAATATTCTgccactttttccccttacgTGTTTTGTACTGTGGGCAGTGCCTGGAAACTTGGCTGTGGGGTTCCTAGTGGCATGAGTCTTTAGTATTTTTTAAGCTGGGCTTGAACTGGTGGGAAATTTGTGACTTTTAGAATGATAACTTTGAATGCGGCCTCAGCTTGGTGTTGTACATGGGAAGCTCAGAGCCAAATACGTCACGCCTCTTAATGGTTGTTTCGTTTTCTCACTGCCATTGTGTGGAAAGTGTCAGCTCTTGGAGAGAAAAGAGCTGACATTCTTTCTCAAATAATAGCAGgaaataaagaagcagcagagctgctggggagctggaACCAAAACTGACCTGTTAAGTAACAGTTGCATGTTACTTTGACATCAGCTTGGAACAGCTTGCACACACTGCTAGTCACTGAGCTGGGTCAGGATTTAATCAGCAAGTACGGTAAACCTCTCAGTGAGGCCTGGGAGGGAATGAGATCAAACAGCAGGTTAAGAAAACAAGGTGAGCTTCCCACTGAGGTGGCTCTGAGGAGGACAGATGTGCTCCAAAGTCCCGCAGGCCTATGAAATCCACCAATATGAATAAATTCATGAACGGTTGTGGAAAGGAGAAGATCATCTCGACCTCCTTTGCTCCCGAGGCTGTCAGCGTCATGAGAGGATGATGCTGGTAAAGACGACAACTTTGGTGGTTCCCAGCAGTGAGGGAAAGGCTGCCAGGTGGCTCGCTGCCTGTTGGACACTGGGAACAGTGAGGAGCCTGGTTTTTTGAGAGAAACTCAGGGGAAGTTTGGCTGCTGGGAGTTCCTTGCCTCGAGAACTATGTTGTCACTAATTCTATGTGTGAGTCCTGGTTACGCAAAGTCCTTGCTGAGAAGCTGTGTATTGTACTTGTGTAGCACCCAGCTGTGAGGGTAACAAAGCTATGAATTTTGCCCTTGAGGGGGAAAGAACTTACTTTCTAGAAGATTACAAAATTCTATTTCCATGCCAGCTGAGCTTTGAATAGAAATCAGGGTCTCTTGCTTCTCCTGGGCTGTCACTGATCTCACTGCCATGTTACTGtgcccaggcagagcagccctTAGGACAGCTCTGACCTCCCGTTCATTCACTGATAGAAACTCTGGTACTGGCCAGAAGCTTCTGAATTACTGGGTGCAAATGAGCTGAAGTTTCTCAGAGCCTGTAGTGTGTCTGCACACATGGCATACCTGCTCTGCGGGCAGCGTGTGTGTGTACAAGTGAGCTGGAGTGTCAGTTAATAACGTGGCCTTGCTGTCTGCTGTGCACGCAGTGACGACTCTGCGGCAGcgcctgctgcagcctgacttCCAGCCCATCTGTGCTTCCCAGCTCTACCCACGCCACAAGCACCTCCTGATCAAACGCTCCCTGCGCTGCCGGGTACGTAACCAAGCACAGACGAAACACTTCTCCTAGACCCATACAAGTCGGATTGTGGGAAATGAAGACTGTGTTTGGGTAagggtctgtgtgctctgcCTAGCTGAACAGTCAGACAACGTTGTCAAGTACaatcagaattattttttttctgctaatgctaaagaaaaatcaagtcaGCAAACAAAATACTAGTGAGAGGCAGTGCAGAGTACTGAAGATGCCCTTAGAGTGAAGGCAGAAAGAGGGTATTTcagagaggagaagcagagaacTGAGAAGCAAAGACAGACAGGAATTAAACCCAAGTTCTGCTTACTACATAGTCTTCAAACAGCTGCTTGCTTTGTCAGTGAGGCAGGGATATTCATCTAGTTGCCAGAGTAGTAGAGTAGTATTCCTATAAATATTTAAGATGCAGAATGCAGGATATTTTCTCAGAAATAAGTCATGTCAGGCTGAGCCTGTATCTGAAGAGCAGCCTATGAGTTCtagctgtttgtttcttttgaggGGTTCTGGAGCATAAATCAAAGGGCTTGTAGGTATTTGTGCTGCCTTTGTGCTTCAGTCAGTGAGTGTCCAAGTGTTTTTAAGCATAGTTCCAGATGTGTTGCTTCTGAGACTGTGCCAGTAGTGCAGGATGTGATGTTTTTCAGACCATCCAGTAGCTTGACACAGCTGTGGCTACACCCACCCCAATGAAGTCTTCGTGTGTGCCATGCTAGAGGCCACTAACTTCACAGCTAGTGGCATGGGGCTTGCAGCTCTGATTCTTCTGTGTGTGTCCGGACACTGTCTTTTGGTGCTGACTGAAATATCTTTGTCTCTAGAAATGTGAACATAACCTGAGCAAACCGGAATTCAACCCAACTTCTATCAAATTCAAGATCCAGCTGGTTGCTGTGTAAGTAAGATGCAGGCACTGGGGAGAACAGCCACCTGTCCAGGCTTAGTTAATGTCTCctggtttaatttcttttgtacTTTCTGATTTGACCTCTTGTATGATTGTGTGAtcaccttttaaaatatatgttggTTATGTATAATAGGTTTGCTTCCTGATGTACTGCAAAGCTGGCTGAAGATTTTAGCAGTTTGAAAAAGGCACTGCATGCTGTGCCAGCCCCACACGGTAGCAGGACTTTGTAGGATTAGGCTTATACAGCAAAAGggcacttttatttttccttccaatGTAATCTAAGCTCTAACAGCATGGAATGAGTTAGATGGATATCTCTGGATATGTCCCTCTACTTCAGGAGGTGATTATAGATAGCAACATGCTCCTTCatggttgtttgttttgttctttttgtagCAACTATATCCCTGAAGTGAGGATCATGTCTATTCCCAACCTGCGCTACATGAAGGTCAGTGgtttcttttccagaaatgGCTGAGGGTGAGGCACAGCCAGGAGGTGGGATCTTTTGGGAGGATGACGTGGTGATTCTTCCCCAAGGGCTTTGCAGGGTTCAGGTTTAAGGGAGTGGTCAGATTAACACATCGTGTGCTTGTCAGTCTGTGGGCAGCGTCACGAGTGTGTCTGGCCTCAGGAGCACATGCCACTATCCGAGGAGCAAAAGGTGTGGAGGTGAGATCTTGGCTAGATACCAAAAACCTCTATTTCTTGTACTAAGAAAGAGTGCTGTGTGGCATTGGCACCTTTCTTACAGACTGGGGCCGCTCCTTATGCATCCCTTGGGACGGTGGATATGTGATGCAGATTTTGAAGGTGTTGATCAGTCACAGAGGTGTGGCTGACAGTGATGATGGATTTTAGAGTAATTGCTTCTTGCTTCAATCTTCTCAGGAGAGCCAAGTCCTTCTGACTCTGACCAATCCAGTGGAGAATGTCACACATGTCACACTGCTGGAGTGTGAGGAGGGAGACCCTGACAACATCAACAGCACTGCCAAGGTATTGTGCTCTCCTGCTGTGTGAGCCCAGGCCTCTTCCAAGGCCTTCAACTCCCAATTAGCCTTCTGCTGGTCACACTTCTCGTACTTCAGTCCCTGCTGACTGTTTTGCACTTTACATTGGTGACAGTCATTTAAGCTCCAAGGAGGAAACATCAGCtcaaaaagtattttgaaattgTATCTATTCTTTGAGATCCAGAACCCGAGGGAGAAAGACGTGATTTCACTGGCAGAGCAGTAACCAGGTGgtagcagagcagaggagggctGAGCATGAATCCGATTTCTGTTAAAGCATAGTAAAGCAGCCCTCAGAAGAGCAGAGTTATCTCCTGCTTGCTGCAGCATAGGTGGTGATCCATGCTGAAAGGCTTCTCTTTATGTTCTGTTTCAAGGTGGCAGTTCCTCCCAAGGAGCTTATTCTGGCTGGCAAAGATGCTGCGGCGGAATATGATGAGCTGGCAGAGCCCCAAGACTTCCAGGATGACCCTGAGTGAGTGTTGTCTGTCTTGTGAGGACCCTGTCCCTTAAAAAACTTGGCACTTTAGCTGAGTAACTCGCTCTGCTCTGTCTTCAGCCTGTTTGAgggctttttttaatattttctcagggggttgtggggtggtGGTTTTTAGGGGGTCAGAAGTCAATAATGGCaatctttctgcttctgttttggaCTGTTCAGAGACATTAGTTCCCCTTGAGGTGAGGTGTGCCTTACAGCAGTTGAGTTACAGCTGGTGGCACTAGTTCTTTCCAGGAATACTCTGCATAGTCTTTGTGCAAGCATGGTACCAGTGAGAATGACACAGTGGGGTGTGTGATGGAGTTGCCCCCACCCTTCAAAATAGAATATGTGCCTCAACCTCTTACAGAGCAACCAGAGCTGTATGCTCTGGCCTGTCCCTGTTGCACAGCTGGGTACATAACTCTCATGGCCTAGGCAGGCATGACAGATAGCATAAAGCGGGGTACCCACTCTCTGATCATGGGTCAGGAGGAGCTGTGAGTCCCCTGCACAAAAAGCACCAGGGAGTAAGCTACAAAGCGGGGCAGCTGTTCTGGCAGGGAGTATTCAGCCTCTGGGCTGTAAACTGAGCATCCCTTTTCTGTGGTGTCAGAATAAATCTCTCAGAGCAATTGTTTGAGGACTTGGCTGACCCAGcattcttttgttttgtgcCTCGCAGCGTTATTGCGTTCAGAAAAGCCAATAAGGTGGGAGTCTTCATCAAGGTCACCCCACAGAAAGAAGAGGGTGAAGTCACCGTGAGCTTCAAGATGAAGCACGAGTTTAAAAACCTGGCTGCTCCCATCCGGCCCAGCGAGGAGGGCGATCATTCCTCTGAGGTCATCTGGCTCACGCACCACGTGGAGCTCAGCCTGGGCCCGGTGCTGCCCTAAAGGCTCCTCGCAGGGCTCCTGCCCCTCCGCTGCCTGGAAGCGCCTGCTGGCACCTTCTGCCAGAGCTCCTTTGTGATGTGTGGGGCTGTGCCACGGGCCTCAGCCGGGCCCCAGGGGCTGCCTGAGGGTGCCGTGGCTTGGGATGGTTTGTTCTCTCTCCTCTTGTTGTAGTGCCCACTGACCGCTCCGCTTCCCCGCACCGCCGCAGGCTGCTTGAACCTGTAGCACGTCTTTCGGCACACAGAAGGAGCTCACGTTCTCCAGAGTTGCACTACACTCAGCTGAATTTGGTTTTAGTGACAGAAAAAGAACCCAtctagttttctttcttcacgTCAGCCCCCAAACCTGATGTACTCTATAGCAAACAACAGAGCTGTGCCCTTTCCGAGAAAACACTTCGTGAGGTGGCCGTGGCTGCTGCATTACTGGCAAGTCactggcagcagcaccaggcttttgttggttttctgCTTCCTCTTAGGATAGCTCAGCTGGAAGGGATTGGGATGtacaaccccaccactctggcaGGTGTAGCTTGCTTAGCCAAGGCCATAGGTCTGTTTTCATAGAGGAAATGATCGGTTTGCCTTTAAACTCAAAATGCAGTGTCCTGTACTGGTCATGGGTGTGATTGGTCACTGAGCCTGCTGTCAGCCCACAGTGTTGCAGGTGTCTGTGGCAGCATG
Protein-coding sequences here:
- the DCTN4 gene encoding dynactin subunit 4 translates to MASLLQSERVLYLVRGEKELRAPLSQLYFCRYCSELRSLECVSHEVDSHYCPSCLENMPSAEAKLKKNRCANCFDCPCCMHTLSTRATSIPAPLPDDPAKTTMKKAYYLACGFCRWTSRDVGMADKSVASGGWQEPENPHTQRINKLIEYYQQLAQKEKIERDRKKLVRRRNYMPLAFSDKYGLGTRLQRQRPGAPISALAGLSLKEGEDQKEIKIEPADAVEEVEPLPEDYYTRPINLTEVTTLRQRLLQPDFQPICASQLYPRHKHLLIKRSLRCRKCEHNLSKPEFNPTSIKFKIQLVAVNYIPEVRIMSIPNLRYMKESQVLLTLTNPVENVTHVTLLECEEGDPDNINSTAKVAVPPKELILAGKDAAAEYDELAEPQDFQDDPDVIAFRKANKVGVFIKVTPQKEEGEVTVSFKMKHEFKNLAAPIRPSEEGDHSSEVIWLTHHVELSLGPVLP